One part of the Sorangiineae bacterium MSr11954 genome encodes these proteins:
- a CDS encoding sigma-54 dependent transcriptional regulator produces MSSSSSTSMALLTDLVEALGFRHTERTWARATYEVLSRYVAVRTVEIVLFGPAGSRKILPSATTSAVVALRPSEESWFRDAMLRGARLLDTKRAAAMAIVPIADSGGALGCATIALERESELLTRALLESMGRVLRSTLRQIHAIARVAELSRRVHTQTRQLREDLRQLLPSAVVAANPRMQRIFAEIVPLVARQDTTVLICGESGTGKEVVARRIHELSPRSKRPFIRINCGAIPSGLVESTLFGHEKGAFTGATERRAGVFERAHMGTLLLDEVGELPPSAQVKLLRVIETGEAERVGGNRTIPLDVRILAATHRDLHAMVDAQAFRADLLYRLDVFPITIPPLRERKDELEALTAHILARLARRFGRSSPPLSRKSIARLRSYEWPGNVRELENVLERSLLLSTGASLEIVLPDRALKRGSVSTFQAAAKRCIEDALALTEGRIYGPNGAAAVLGIKPTTLQSKMKRLGMARRAIAR; encoded by the coding sequence GTGAGCTCGTCCTCTTCCACTTCGATGGCGCTGCTCACCGATCTCGTGGAGGCGCTCGGCTTCCGCCACACGGAGAGGACGTGGGCGCGTGCGACCTACGAGGTGCTGTCGCGCTATGTCGCGGTGCGAACCGTGGAGATCGTCCTGTTCGGCCCTGCGGGCTCGCGAAAGATCCTGCCATCTGCCACGACGAGCGCGGTCGTGGCGCTTCGCCCGAGCGAGGAGTCGTGGTTTCGCGATGCCATGCTTCGCGGAGCGCGGCTGCTCGACACGAAGCGCGCCGCCGCGATGGCCATCGTGCCGATCGCCGATTCGGGAGGAGCGCTCGGGTGCGCAACCATCGCTCTGGAACGGGAGTCGGAGCTGCTCACCCGCGCGCTGTTGGAGTCGATGGGGCGCGTCCTTCGCTCCACCTTACGGCAAATTCACGCCATCGCGCGGGTCGCCGAGCTATCCCGGCGCGTCCACACACAGACTCGCCAGCTGCGCGAAGATCTGCGGCAGCTCTTGCCGTCGGCGGTCGTCGCCGCCAATCCGCGCATGCAGCGCATCTTCGCCGAGATCGTGCCCCTCGTGGCCCGGCAGGACACGACGGTGCTCATTTGCGGGGAGTCCGGCACCGGCAAAGAGGTGGTGGCGCGCCGCATCCATGAATTGTCGCCGCGTTCGAAGCGGCCGTTCATCCGAATCAACTGCGGCGCGATTCCATCGGGGCTCGTGGAGAGCACGCTGTTCGGTCACGAGAAGGGAGCTTTTACGGGGGCCACCGAGCGACGCGCCGGGGTATTCGAGCGCGCGCACATGGGCACCTTGCTCTTGGACGAAGTGGGCGAGCTTCCGCCCTCCGCGCAGGTGAAGCTGCTGCGCGTGATCGAGACCGGTGAAGCCGAGAGGGTCGGCGGCAACCGCACGATCCCACTCGACGTTCGAATCCTTGCCGCCACCCATCGCGATCTGCACGCGATGGTCGATGCCCAAGCTTTTCGCGCAGACCTTCTTTATCGTTTGGACGTATTCCCCATCACGATACCTCCGCTCCGCGAACGAAAAGACGAGCTCGAGGCGTTGACCGCGCACATCCTCGCCCGCCTCGCGCGTCGATTCGGGCGCTCATCACCCCCGCTATCGCGCAAATCCATCGCGCGTTTACGGAGCTACGAGTGGCCGGGCAACGTTCGCGAGCTCGAGAACGTGCTGGAGCGAAGCCTGCTGCTCAGCACGGGGGCGTCGCTCGAAATCGTGCTCCCGGACCGAGCGCTGAAACGTGGCTCCGTATCCACCTTTCAAGCCGCGGCCAAGCGATGCATCGAAGATGCGCTCGCGCTCACCGAAGGGCGCATTTATGGCCCGAACGGCGCTGCGGCCGTACTTGGGATCAAACCTACGACCTTGCAGAGCAAGATGAAACGGCTCGGGATGGCCCGACGAGCAATCGCGCGCTGA
- a CDS encoding 4Fe-4S binding protein: MEAIDAIPSSERPARLGRVQLYINPTECICCGACALECPVNAIFDEDDVPEKWSGAIEENAAFFAR; the protein is encoded by the coding sequence GTGGAGGCGATCGACGCCATCCCCTCGAGCGAGCGGCCCGCACGTCTCGGCCGCGTGCAGCTCTACATCAATCCTACGGAGTGCATTTGCTGCGGGGCCTGCGCCTTGGAATGCCCGGTAAACGCGATCTTCGATGAGGACGACGTGCCTGAAAAATGGTCTGGAGCCATCGAGGAGAACGCTGCCTTCTTTGCTCGATGA
- a CDS encoding PLP-dependent aminotransferase family protein has product MALLKIADLHASLSDPLLERMNFLNEITLRYPNAISFGPGRPYEGFFEVSRLREYLDAYVAYLEKDLRQSPDEVTTSLFQYGRTNGQIHELVAKTLANDEGIHVAKDSVVVTVGCQEAMFIVLRALFAAPEDVLLVSSPCYVGITGAARLLDIDMAAVPERDGQLDVAVLRQTIHDLRARGKRPRALYVIPDFSNPSGSSMSLENRRQLLALAGDEAIVILEDNPYGFFVGSGDPKPTLKSLDTAQNVLYFGSFAKTCFPSARVGYVVADAVVEKANGERAPLADELSKIKSMITVNTPAIAQALIGGMLVANGCRLRDTNQEKIAFYRNNISTLVRALEQHFPAGLHGATEVRWNIPEGGFFLVVTLPFDADDALLETSARDHGVIWTPMRYFCLDGAGDKQLRLSCSYLTPERIEEGVSRLASVVRQKLGR; this is encoded by the coding sequence ATGGCGCTCTTGAAGATTGCGGACCTGCACGCTTCACTCTCCGACCCGCTGCTCGAGCGGATGAATTTTTTGAACGAGATTACGTTGCGCTATCCGAACGCCATCTCGTTCGGTCCCGGGCGCCCGTACGAGGGGTTCTTCGAGGTCTCACGTCTTCGGGAGTACCTCGATGCGTATGTTGCGTACCTCGAAAAGGATCTGCGGCAGAGCCCCGACGAGGTGACGACGTCGCTCTTTCAGTACGGTCGAACGAACGGGCAAATCCACGAGTTGGTCGCGAAGACCTTGGCCAATGACGAAGGTATTCACGTCGCCAAGGACTCGGTGGTGGTCACGGTGGGGTGCCAGGAGGCGATGTTCATCGTCCTTCGGGCGCTCTTTGCGGCCCCCGAGGACGTGCTTTTGGTGAGCTCACCTTGCTACGTCGGGATCACGGGTGCAGCGCGCTTGCTCGATATCGATATGGCCGCCGTCCCCGAGCGGGATGGCCAGCTCGATGTGGCCGTCTTGCGGCAGACGATCCACGACCTGCGCGCGCGCGGAAAGCGGCCGCGGGCGCTGTATGTCATCCCGGATTTTTCGAATCCCTCGGGCAGCTCCATGTCGCTCGAAAACCGCCGCCAGCTCCTCGCCCTGGCCGGCGACGAGGCCATCGTGATTTTGGAGGACAATCCGTATGGGTTCTTCGTGGGCTCGGGCGACCCCAAGCCGACATTGAAGTCGCTCGATACGGCGCAAAATGTCCTCTACTTCGGCTCGTTCGCCAAGACGTGTTTCCCCTCGGCGCGCGTGGGCTACGTGGTGGCCGATGCGGTGGTGGAGAAGGCGAACGGGGAGCGCGCTCCGTTGGCCGACGAGCTGTCGAAGATCAAGAGCATGATCACGGTGAATACGCCCGCCATTGCGCAAGCGCTGATCGGAGGCATGCTCGTCGCCAACGGGTGCAGGCTTCGCGATACGAATCAGGAGAAGATTGCGTTTTATCGGAACAACATCTCCACCCTCGTTCGCGCGCTCGAGCAGCATTTTCCCGCCGGGCTGCACGGTGCGACGGAGGTTCGCTGGAACATCCCCGAGGGCGGTTTTTTCCTGGTCGTGACCTTGCCCTTCGACGCCGACGACGCGCTGCTCGAGACGTCGGCCCGGGATCACGGGGTGATCTGGACGCCCATGCGCTACTTTTGCCTCGATGGCGCGGGCGACAAACAGCTCCGCCTCTCGTGCAGCTATTTGACCCCCGAGCGCATCGAGGAAGGGGTTTCACGATTGGCCTCCGTCGTCCGGCAGAAGCTCGGACGATGA
- a CDS encoding TRIC cation channel family protein encodes MLLTLLAFVGVGVIGASGALAAVRARLDLFGVVVLAMVTALGGGIARDVLLAIHPPTSLVDWRNLVVSGGAGLAVFWLHPHVARLRKAILLADAVGLGLFTTASTVTALEQGAPMHTACLIGMIGGIGGGVLRDLLLREIPFVLRREIYALAALPGAMLVTFGARFALPAGPVSLAGAAIICLVRVLALWRHWNAPIAGGDG; translated from the coding sequence GTGCTGCTCACTCTGTTGGCCTTTGTCGGTGTTGGGGTCATTGGTGCCTCGGGGGCGCTCGCCGCTGTGCGAGCGCGTCTGGATCTGTTTGGGGTCGTCGTTCTCGCCATGGTCACGGCGTTGGGCGGGGGCATCGCGCGGGATGTCCTTCTTGCGATCCACCCGCCAACGTCGCTGGTCGATTGGCGCAACCTCGTGGTCTCGGGTGGGGCGGGGCTGGCGGTGTTCTGGTTGCACCCCCACGTTGCCCGGTTGCGCAAGGCCATTTTATTGGCCGATGCGGTCGGCCTGGGGCTGTTCACCACCGCCAGCACGGTAACGGCGCTCGAGCAGGGTGCCCCCATGCACACGGCTTGTCTGATCGGGATGATCGGCGGGATTGGCGGCGGTGTCTTGCGCGATCTCTTGCTGCGCGAGATCCCATTCGTTTTGCGCAGGGAGATTTATGCCCTCGCGGCGCTGCCGGGGGCGATGCTGGTCACATTCGGCGCACGGTTCGCGCTCCCTGCCGGCCCGGTATCGTTGGCCGGCGCCGCGATCATTTGCCTCGTCCGCGTGCTGGCGCTCTGGCGGCATTGGAATGCGCCCATCGCCGGCGGGGATGGTTGA
- a CDS encoding sigma-70 family RNA polymerase sigma factor, with product MRSSLLTSRSRLIMGLLPALRAGIRRWHLRTRDAEEALQQSLLALVPHMDLLAGMPERKRAAYAFSTASHTAMALRKQAGLERARSSGDEVYAWEREVARRCITPEEVVRAAEGAAQASRAFEALAPQDKNILTAINDEGLSERDAARELGMSRGNVSYRLRRARDVLARAWFGTTS from the coding sequence ATGCGCTCTTCTCTTCTTACCTCCCGCTCTCGGCTCATCATGGGGCTCCTCCCAGCACTCCGAGCAGGCATCCGGCGATGGCATTTGCGAACGCGCGATGCGGAGGAAGCTCTTCAGCAAAGCCTGCTCGCGCTGGTGCCCCATATGGATCTGCTCGCGGGCATGCCCGAACGGAAGCGTGCGGCGTACGCTTTTTCCACGGCCTCCCACACCGCGATGGCCCTTCGTAAGCAGGCTGGATTGGAGCGAGCCCGAAGCTCGGGCGACGAGGTCTACGCGTGGGAGCGCGAAGTTGCGCGCAGGTGTATCACCCCGGAGGAGGTGGTGCGCGCCGCCGAGGGCGCCGCGCAGGCATCGCGTGCATTCGAAGCCTTGGCCCCTCAAGACAAAAACATCCTGACGGCCATCAACGATGAGGGGCTGTCGGAGCGCGATGCGGCGCGCGAGCTCGGTATGTCGCGCGGAAATGTCAGCTATCGCCTGCGGCGCGCGCGCGATGTCTTGGCACGCGCATGGTTCGGCACGACGTCGTGA
- a CDS encoding serine/threonine-protein kinase: protein MIDLIGTGGMGSVYRAYDPKLNRSVAVKLIRVEPSMAGDESHRLLLLREAQALARVVHPHVVSVFDVGEYREHVFFAMELIEGCTLRDVLLREEHDPKKLLRLLDQAGRGLAAAHRAGLVHRDFKPENVLIDREYRAKVVDFGLARAADARKADELLTLPGEAPASPLDRRITETGECIGTPAYMAPEQYLGLGTDARSDQFSFASVAYEALFGRHPFLDQNGNLSMVALCAGKIETPSRRLDPGYLRVLGRGLSREPAHRYPSLGNLLDELARVPRRRRRRGIASATIVSVAAGLIGWPVVQAYRAQRCDADATQALAGIWDVPRREKVESALAGDGRAFGRDIWNKVATALDVYADQWKHTRVDLCRSAGRWRAEDQATRARGAMCIEERRRELRAVTDVLAGGDRDVRLRAPDILVQLGSLSTCIDAAALALTPIPAYDDDTAVTVGRVRDLLAQSKALEDAMKAAPSKEAAQQALELAREQHDRRLAAEALYRLSSAQGTGGDYDASEASIVQALVEAESSGHERLLPLVWLELIAIVGVQKGNPNEIERLIPFVEATVERFDPRGPAHIRLLLILGILDYRRGRYDRAIARLTPALDMARRAFGENDVRRIEIYQNLASMERALNQLDKGISHLQAAVAETEALFGEDHPQLELPLSILARTLSEKGDGAGVKAAGQHALRIIEQASSPESPDVAFSLFELGMAYLEDGQPSVALPLLRRSYAIQRTNDPRNTIGTLLGIARGEEALGDLEAARTTFEEGLALSRRLMGSGHPYTIQYGFRLGHLLRRLHREREALPLCAGLLEAGERENGQQGVYGALAYACVGEGYEQLGRLPDALTALERAAKLLQDEATPPRLEFRASIGFALARVLLRSGGDRERARRLANEALDGYQHAGRAHAEDGVAVRAWLTTSFAEQR, encoded by the coding sequence GTGATCGATTTGATCGGCACGGGGGGAATGGGCAGCGTCTATCGCGCCTACGATCCGAAGCTCAATCGCAGCGTGGCGGTGAAACTCATCCGGGTCGAGCCGAGCATGGCAGGCGACGAGTCGCATCGACTGCTGCTCTTGCGGGAGGCGCAGGCGTTGGCGCGTGTGGTCCACCCGCATGTCGTCAGCGTATTCGATGTCGGTGAGTATCGCGAGCACGTGTTCTTTGCCATGGAGCTGATCGAGGGCTGCACCTTGCGCGACGTGCTGTTGCGTGAGGAGCATGACCCGAAAAAGTTGCTGCGGCTGCTCGATCAGGCGGGCCGCGGGCTCGCCGCAGCGCATCGCGCCGGCTTGGTGCATCGCGACTTCAAACCCGAAAATGTGCTGATCGACCGTGAATATCGCGCCAAGGTCGTCGATTTTGGGCTGGCGCGCGCCGCCGATGCGCGCAAAGCCGACGAGCTCCTGACCTTGCCGGGCGAGGCGCCGGCGTCGCCGTTGGATCGGCGCATCACCGAAACGGGTGAGTGCATTGGGACGCCCGCGTACATGGCGCCCGAGCAGTACCTGGGGTTGGGCACCGATGCGCGCAGCGATCAATTCAGCTTCGCCAGCGTGGCGTATGAAGCGCTGTTTGGGCGGCATCCCTTTCTCGACCAAAATGGGAATCTCTCGATGGTGGCGCTCTGCGCGGGCAAAATCGAGACGCCGAGCCGGCGGTTGGATCCCGGCTATTTACGCGTGCTCGGTCGTGGCCTATCGCGCGAGCCCGCCCATCGCTATCCGTCGCTTGGAAACCTGCTCGACGAACTGGCCCGCGTTCCACGACGACGCCGGCGGCGCGGGATCGCGTCCGCGACCATCGTGAGCGTCGCGGCGGGCCTCATTGGGTGGCCGGTCGTCCAGGCGTATCGAGCGCAGCGCTGCGACGCGGACGCGACGCAGGCACTCGCCGGGATCTGGGACGTGCCCCGCCGCGAGAAGGTCGAAAGTGCGCTCGCCGGCGATGGGAGAGCGTTCGGTCGTGATATCTGGAACAAGGTCGCGACTGCGCTCGACGTCTATGCGGATCAATGGAAGCATACGCGCGTGGACCTGTGCCGAAGCGCAGGGCGGTGGCGCGCGGAGGACCAAGCCACCCGCGCACGAGGCGCGATGTGCATCGAGGAGCGGCGGCGGGAGCTGCGCGCGGTGACCGACGTGCTCGCGGGCGGCGATCGGGACGTACGTCTTCGTGCGCCCGACATTCTCGTCCAACTCGGGTCGCTATCGACCTGCATCGACGCAGCGGCGCTCGCGCTCACGCCGATACCCGCTTACGACGACGATACAGCGGTCACCGTCGGGCGAGTTCGCGATCTTCTGGCGCAGAGTAAGGCGCTCGAGGATGCGATGAAGGCTGCCCCGAGCAAGGAGGCCGCGCAGCAAGCGCTCGAGCTGGCGCGCGAGCAGCACGATCGGAGGCTCGCCGCCGAAGCGCTCTATCGCCTCAGCAGCGCGCAAGGCACCGGCGGCGATTACGATGCGTCGGAGGCGAGCATCGTTCAGGCGCTCGTGGAGGCCGAATCGAGCGGCCACGAACGGCTGTTGCCGCTGGTTTGGCTCGAGTTGATCGCGATCGTCGGCGTTCAAAAAGGGAATCCCAACGAGATCGAGCGTCTGATCCCATTCGTCGAGGCCACGGTGGAGCGCTTCGATCCCCGAGGGCCGGCGCATATTCGACTTTTGCTGATCCTCGGCATCCTCGACTACCGGCGCGGCCGATACGATCGCGCCATCGCACGGCTGACACCGGCCCTGGACATGGCGCGACGCGCCTTCGGCGAGAACGACGTGCGGCGTATCGAGATTTACCAGAACCTCGCCAGCATGGAGAGAGCCCTCAATCAGCTCGACAAGGGAATATCCCACCTGCAAGCGGCCGTGGCCGAGACCGAGGCGCTGTTTGGCGAGGACCACCCCCAGCTCGAGCTGCCGCTGTCGATCCTGGCGCGCACCTTGAGTGAGAAAGGCGACGGTGCCGGCGTGAAGGCCGCGGGGCAACATGCCCTACGCATCATCGAGCAGGCGTCTTCGCCCGAGAGCCCAGATGTGGCGTTCTCGCTCTTCGAGTTGGGGATGGCCTATCTGGAGGACGGCCAGCCGTCGGTTGCCTTGCCTCTCCTTCGTCGATCGTATGCCATTCAGCGCACGAACGACCCTCGAAACACGATAGGCACGCTCCTGGGTATCGCTCGCGGCGAGGAGGCGCTCGGGGATCTGGAGGCGGCGCGCACCACGTTCGAGGAGGGGTTGGCGCTCAGTAGACGGCTGATGGGATCCGGCCATCCATACACGATTCAATATGGTTTTCGGCTGGGGCATCTCTTGCGCCGGCTGCATCGCGAGCGCGAGGCGCTGCCGCTCTGTGCCGGACTGCTCGAAGCCGGCGAACGGGAGAACGGGCAACAAGGTGTCTATGGGGCGCTGGCCTACGCGTGTGTCGGTGAAGGATACGAGCAACTCGGCCGGCTGCCCGACGCGCTCACCGCGCTCGAACGCGCCGCAAAGCTCCTCCAAGACGAGGCGACTCCGCCGCGGCTCGAGTTTCGTGCGTCCATCGGCTTCGCCCTTGCACGCGTTCTTTTACGGAGCGGCGGCGATCGCGAGCGCGCCCGGCGCCTCGCCAACGAAGCGCTGGACGGCTACCAACACGCGGGTCGCGCCCACGCCGAAGACGGGGTTGCCGTCCGGGCATGGTTGACCACGAGCTTCGCGGAGCAGCGCTAA
- a CDS encoding DUF4157 domain-containing protein, protein MGWCSSSRIRRGFWRISVIHVLRDERARSGPDALVSKVAKMQFGIVATLQDATSRGHIRALLGVEHAAQTLHQPVRSDLGDEGVANVQHIDFGGPMSGGRIFAQKPQPRATRSRLVAPKPAPKHASALQAKWAIGAVDDPLEREADRIAERVLGMSDSAASLGLAIGSHVPSSAPASAGAGPSPGVMQRRCEACEDDKQEDGPTIGRNADIRRRVDPDADEELEPGEEDSVLAPAPQAKATSGTGFAPGEGVRSAIARGLAGGEPLSRAARAFFEPRFGYDFRRVRVHADGSAAAAAHAVGAYAFTLGRDVVFGAGQYAPDTRKGRQLLAHELTHVIQQDHASRTEGSAGGLRHGDIAQRTAVIRRRVADAAMCGGATASPDRDRANGPFQQLFEGKPKKDTKKSEPASRKACDDKCGASGSFGSTECEIDLESGFLTGRVTKAVTDTSPCTRPCVELHEGVHAKRIGPVCAAVKKCQDAARGNIEKKEKCLDQHDGIERLTFSTECAAYIAEEKCLNRRAGKAECKSADGKKRWDEQMKMVKCYKACFCKT, encoded by the coding sequence ATGGGTTGGTGTTCGTCATCACGCATTCGCCGTGGATTCTGGCGCATATCGGTCATCCACGTTTTACGAGACGAACGCGCCCGTTCGGGCCCTGATGCTCTTGTTTCAAAAGTTGCGAAAATGCAATTTGGTATTGTCGCAACGTTGCAGGATGCAACATCCCGTGGGCATATTCGCGCTCTCCTCGGGGTCGAACACGCGGCGCAAACGTTGCACCAACCCGTTCGATCCGATCTCGGGGACGAGGGAGTCGCAAATGTTCAGCACATTGATTTCGGAGGTCCCATGAGTGGCGGTCGCATCTTCGCACAGAAACCCCAGCCACGAGCTACGCGTAGTCGCCTGGTGGCGCCCAAGCCCGCGCCGAAGCATGCCAGCGCTCTGCAAGCGAAGTGGGCGATCGGCGCCGTCGACGATCCGCTCGAGCGCGAGGCCGATCGGATCGCCGAGCGCGTGCTCGGCATGTCCGACTCGGCTGCGTCCCTCGGTCTCGCGATCGGCTCGCACGTGCCGTCGTCGGCACCCGCATCGGCCGGGGCAGGCCCATCGCCCGGCGTCATGCAGCGGCGATGCGAAGCCTGCGAGGACGACAAGCAGGAAGACGGCCCAACGATCGGGCGGAATGCGGACATCCGGCGGAGAGTCGACCCCGATGCCGATGAGGAGCTCGAGCCAGGCGAAGAAGACTCGGTCCTGGCGCCGGCACCGCAAGCAAAGGCCACGAGCGGGACGGGATTTGCGCCAGGCGAGGGGGTCCGATCGGCGATCGCGCGCGGTCTCGCGGGAGGCGAGCCACTCTCGCGGGCGGCGCGCGCCTTCTTCGAGCCACGTTTCGGTTATGACTTCCGTCGCGTGCGCGTGCATGCAGATGGCTCGGCCGCCGCGGCGGCGCACGCCGTCGGAGCGTACGCATTCACGCTTGGTAGGGACGTGGTTTTTGGCGCCGGGCAATACGCGCCCGACACGCGAAAGGGGCGCCAGCTATTGGCCCACGAGTTGACGCACGTCATCCAACAGGACCACGCGAGCCGCACCGAGGGCTCGGCGGGCGGCTTGCGACATGGCGACATAGCCCAACGCACGGCCGTGATTCGTCGCCGCGTCGCCGATGCAGCCATGTGTGGCGGAGCGACGGCATCTCCGGATAGGGACCGAGCGAACGGGCCGTTCCAGCAGCTGTTCGAGGGTAAACCCAAAAAGGATACGAAGAAGTCCGAGCCGGCGAGCCGCAAGGCGTGTGACGATAAATGTGGGGCGTCCGGTTCGTTTGGCTCGACGGAGTGCGAGATCGACCTCGAGTCTGGCTTTCTGACCGGCAGGGTGACGAAAGCGGTTACCGACACGAGTCCATGTACACGGCCTTGTGTGGAATTGCATGAAGGTGTCCACGCGAAGCGGATCGGGCCCGTATGCGCTGCTGTGAAGAAATGCCAGGATGCGGCGCGCGGCAACATCGAGAAGAAGGAAAAGTGTCTCGATCAACACGATGGCATCGAACGCTTGACGTTCAGCACCGAGTGCGCCGCCTACATCGCGGAGGAAAAGTGCTTGAACAGAAGGGCCGGGAAAGCGGAGTGCAAAAGCGCGGACGGGAAGAAGCGCTGGGACGAACAGATGAAGATGGTGAAGTGCTACAAGGCCTGCTTCTGCAAAACGTGA
- a CDS encoding macro domain-containing protein produces MRSIEYVTGDATLPRGAGTKIIAHVCNDVGGWGAGFVLAISRRWPEPEREYRRWHHEREGNDFLLGAVQLVEVAPDTYVANMIGQHGLRHDRSGPPIRYEAIETALEKVADRAKALGASVHMPRIGCGLAGGTWDRIEPILVRTLCAKDVPVTVYDFG; encoded by the coding sequence ATGCGCTCCATCGAATACGTCACCGGTGACGCGACGCTTCCGCGCGGGGCGGGCACGAAAATCATTGCCCACGTATGCAACGACGTCGGCGGATGGGGGGCGGGATTCGTGCTCGCGATTTCACGCCGATGGCCCGAGCCGGAGCGCGAGTACCGCCGCTGGCACCACGAACGCGAGGGGAACGACTTCCTGCTCGGCGCCGTGCAGCTCGTCGAGGTAGCGCCCGACACGTACGTTGCCAATATGATCGGCCAACACGGTCTTCGGCACGACCGCTCCGGGCCACCGATTCGGTACGAGGCCATCGAGACCGCGCTGGAAAAGGTGGCGGATCGTGCGAAGGCCCTCGGCGCGTCCGTGCATATGCCGCGGATTGGGTGCGGCCTCGCGGGCGGCACGTGGGACCGGATCGAGCCGATCCTGGTGCGCACGCTCTGCGCGAAGGACGTGCCGGTCACGGTTTACGACTTCGGCTGA
- a CDS encoding VapA/VapB family virulence-associated protein, translated as MNDVVVARKLVVDHFRQSAEGKWPASKIEEVVASLDKLTTRGYTAAGFFGGFLFYARVVVQFNAGHGPFAFEGDAGGLFSVGISSLNGQLYTNDVDKLVMNTRHFHFSVVPAYSSVEFFDNAGELLGYSSAVSVGSFSGTGSGDGQWKR; from the coding sequence ATGAACGATGTTGTTGTTGCACGGAAGTTGGTCGTCGATCATTTTCGCCAATCGGCGGAAGGAAAATGGCCAGCGTCGAAGATCGAGGAAGTCGTCGCGTCGCTCGACAAATTGACGACGAGGGGTTACACGGCAGCGGGTTTCTTCGGGGGATTTCTCTTCTATGCGCGCGTCGTCGTGCAGTTCAACGCGGGCCACGGGCCCTTTGCCTTCGAAGGGGATGCGGGGGGATTGTTCAGCGTCGGCATCTCCAGCTTGAACGGGCAATTGTATACGAACGATGTCGACAAATTGGTGATGAATACACGCCACTTTCATTTCAGCGTCGTTCCGGCGTACTCCTCGGTCGAGTTTTTCGACAATGCAGGGGAGCTGCTCGGCTATTCATCCGCGGTGAGCGTCGGCTCGTTCTCCGGAACGGGGAGCGGCGACGGACAGTGGAAACGGTAG
- a CDS encoding PA14 domain-containing protein: MTIRLAQDHAQGNQKPWLVDATPTTQKPGGARNFDDAALAVGQTFYDSVSDIRITVNALSASGAEVLVDVNKSTDPPGNGIGLAGSYFDNADLTVLKMTRTDRTVNFDWTGGSPDPSVSPTTFSVRWQGFLVPQSTGVHAFYTTTDDGVRLGIGNTRIITNWVAGGLRENSGQISLNKGQRYLVRMEYFQDQGGAAAKLEWATPSSGRAVIPTSQLLPF, encoded by the coding sequence GTGACCATTCGTTTGGCGCAGGACCACGCGCAAGGCAATCAGAAACCATGGCTCGTCGACGCGACCCCCACCACCCAGAAACCAGGTGGTGCACGAAACTTCGACGACGCCGCCTTGGCGGTAGGGCAGACATTTTACGACTCGGTGTCCGATATTCGCATCACCGTAAATGCCCTCTCCGCGTCGGGCGCCGAGGTGCTCGTCGATGTAAACAAGAGCACCGATCCGCCGGGCAACGGGATCGGTCTAGCGGGCTCCTACTTCGACAACGCCGATCTGACCGTGCTGAAGATGACACGCACGGATCGGACCGTGAACTTTGATTGGACCGGTGGCTCGCCCGATCCGTCGGTGTCACCAACGACGTTCTCGGTGCGATGGCAAGGCTTCCTGGTGCCGCAGTCGACCGGCGTGCATGCATTTTATACCACGACGGACGACGGCGTCCGTCTCGGCATCGGCAATACGCGGATCATCACCAACTGGGTCGCGGGCGGCCTGCGGGAAAACAGCGGGCAGATTTCTCTCAATAAAGGACAGAGATACCTCGTCCGAATGGAATACTTCCAGGATCAAGGCGGCGCGGCGGCAAAGCTCGAATGGGCCACACCTTCTTCGGGCCGCGCCGTGATTCCTACGAGTCAACTGCTTCCATTCTAA
- a CDS encoding transposase, with translation MEKLVFLDESGLNLAMSRSHAWVKRGREFIDRIPMNWGTNLTLLGAMRLSGWVVLSTMFKTANRPRFLAWLKRKLLPRLYPGDVLVMDNLPAHRDPRVVAACKARGVRVVYLPPYSPDLNPIESGWALQKQYVRRHAPRHPKALRLIARRARFRVTETHASNWFVHAGYRAPLR, from the coding sequence GTGGAAAAGCTGGTTTTTCTCGACGAATCGGGCCTAAACCTGGCCATGAGTCGGAGCCACGCCTGGGTGAAGCGAGGTCGCGAATTCATCGATCGCATTCCTATGAACTGGGGCACGAACCTCACACTTCTTGGGGCGATGCGCCTATCGGGATGGGTCGTCCTCAGCACGATGTTCAAAACGGCCAACCGTCCCCGCTTCCTGGCTTGGCTGAAACGCAAGCTGCTCCCTCGACTGTACCCCGGAGACGTCCTGGTGATGGACAACCTCCCCGCCCACCGCGACCCGCGTGTCGTAGCCGCCTGCAAGGCGCGCGGCGTTCGTGTCGTCTACTTGCCCCCATACTCGCCCGACCTCAATCCAATTGAATCCGGCTGGGCCCTCCAAAAGCAATACGTGCGACGCCACGCTCCCCGCCACCCCAAAGCGCTTCGGCTCATCGCCAGACGAGCGCGCTTTCGAGTCACCGAGACGCACGCGAGCAACTGGTTCGTTCACGCCGGTTATCGGGCTCCACTCAGGTGA